A single window of Bos javanicus breed banteng chromosome 19, ARS-OSU_banteng_1.0, whole genome shotgun sequence DNA harbors:
- the ANKRD40 gene encoding ankyrin repeat domain-containing protein 40 has product MSALLEQKEQQERLREAAALGDIREVQKLVESGVDVNSQNEVNGWTCLHWACKRNHGQVVSYLLKSGADKEILTTKGEMPVQLTSRREIRKIMGVEDDDGDSDDHPQLKKESELPFVPNYLANPAFPFIYTPASEDSAQLQNGGPSTPPASPPADGSPPLLPPGEPPLLGPFPRDHTSLALVQNRDVSAPSAILRTPESTKPGPVCQPPVSQTRSLFSTVPSKPPMSLEPQNGTYAGPAPAFQPFFFTGAFPFNMQELVLKVRIQNPSLRENDFIEIELDRQELTYQELLRVSCCELGVNPDQVEKIRKLPNTLVRKDKDVARLQDFQELELVLMISENNFLFRNAASTLAERPCYNRRASKLTY; this is encoded by the exons ATGAGCGCTCTCCTCGAGCAGAAGGAGCAGCAGGAGAGGCTGCGGGAGGCCGCGGCCTTGGGGGACATTCGGGAGGTGCAGAAACTGGTGGAGAGCGGGGTGGATGTGAATTCCCAAAATGAGGTCAACGGCTG GACCTGTTTACATTGGGCGTGTAAGCGCAATCACGGTCAGGTGGTCTCTTACTTACTAAAATCAGGAGCTGACAAAGAGATTCTTACCACAAAGGGAGAAATGCCCGTCCAATTAACATCAAGAAGAGAAATTAGGAAGATTATGGGAG tGGAAGATGATGATGGTGACAGCGATGACCACCCCCAGCTGAAGAAGGAGTCAGAACTGCCCTTTGTTCCCAACTATTTGGCCAACCCAGCCTTCCCTTTTATCTATACACCTGCATCAGAGGATTCAGCCCAGCTACAGAATGGGGGCCCCTCCACACCTCCTGCGTCACCCCCTGCAGATGGCTCGCCTCCGTTGCTGCCCCCTGGGGAACCTCCCCTGCTTGGGCCCTTTCCACGGGACCACACCTCTTTGGCACTGGTTCAGAACAGGGATGTGTCTGCCCCCTCTGCCATACTTAGAACACCAGAAAGCACAAAACCGGGGCCTGTTTGTCAGCCACCAGTGAGTCAGACTCGATCTCTGTTCTCTACTGTCCCGTCCAAGCCACCAATGTCTCTGGAGCCTCAAAATGGGACATATGCAGGACCAGCGCCAGCATTCCAGCCATTTTTCTTCACTGGAGCATTTCCATTTAATATGCAAG AGCTGGTACTCAAGGTGAGGATTCAGAACCCATCTCTTAGAGAAAATGATTTCATTGAAATTGAACTGGACCGACAGGAGCTCACCTACCAAGAGCTGCTCAGAGTGAGTTGCTGTGAGCTGGGTGTTAATCCTGATCAAGTGGAGAAGATCAGAAAGTTACCCAATACTCTGGTAAGAAAG GACAAAGATGTTGCTCGACTCCAAGATTTTCAAGAGCTGGAACTGGTTTTAATgataagtgaaaataattttctgttcagAAACGCTGCCTCCACACTGGCTGAAAGGCCTTGCTACAATAGGAGAGCTTCGAAACTGACTTACTGA